The following are encoded together in the Gilvimarinus sp. DA14 genome:
- a CDS encoding Ig-like domain-containing protein yields the protein MSNQSAAVISLQGRAWAKDAEGNLRELKVGDVLAADEQLVTETNTQITLDFGGGETASLAGAHTVSMSPDLWPETAASEAQASVLEEQFDSILASLEQNDELLQQSQFDNIYASLEANDALLGASPFDVILSALEVNDQLLQDSQFEAIYSSLVANEALLRESDFSTIYNYLAENDALLLDARMDDLFASLQANEQALLAGDGDLLDMLNEAPAAGGQASEGGSSFVRLPRISETVSDPDLSFANPRAAQSAAVQEGDVPVNEGPAVAAQSFTTAEDTPFNGQIESSDPDSATLSYQLVGAPLNGDVTINTQTGEFTYTPFADYNGADSFTVIVSDGESSAEQTISVQVTPVNDAPTATDLSLATAEDIPVSGQVDASDIDLPEGDTLSYSLAEAPENGAVNLNAQTGEFTYTPNENYSGEDSFTVLVTDSSGATAESVVEVDVNPVNDAPQAVDDGPLQTVHNGVTLGNALENDFDIDSSQLTATGFVVAGDATQYAAGEVAAIDGVGSFTLADNGDFTFTPSANYSGPVPEVTYTVTDGEATDSAVIRFANVPEADGGVTPPPPPPAEAEASISLDSVTADNLIDANEAAQTIVISGSVSGDAREGDQITLTIGANTYTGTVGAGSTFAINVAGSVLATNNSISASVSGQTEAGASYTASTTANYAVDTQSQALITLDPITGDNIVNMEEAAGTPVITGVVGADAGPGDTVTLSVNGTTYTGLVAGDNTFSIEVAGADLAADNQLSAQVTGTDSNGNAFIATDTESYQVDTTAPVAEITIDAIGDSNAVAMAAAQGQTTQISGTVGGDVQDGDTVTITIAGNEYTGLVENGAFNIDVSAQDLIDDSDSSISGSVTTFDAAGNSASANDEEAYSLDPVTVVQFTDNFVNGVAYQTSSGLSGYTGDAGSPGSFFVRPEDTITFTIGDVTVAQFSADVIQGTVLFLQDIAEVELANSNDNYVENMAIFLQALDNDLTDATPDNGVLNTGSLTNTDASYNSNINIDASLHDLFSGYIDPTTDAPLNIATAGKEMISQALAHAGVEFTRDTERDPSDNNVFETIAMEHVADTIDQLAGDRGPVTTDERTPDVLDVPGGQIKYNYNELNGEITFTTDDLLEGAVGRQVITENLLVKNVSLSAGYEDIGTLEDRGDGNYAIVLNDGVDQYDLEGLAIDYRVEDWTAFEEVTSSTQDQYRSHLSAEIPDVNEGDGFNQFTLNSELTFDTDQTLLINFTSELLSAQLGYPVAEYADDYIVPIEYSNDGGQTWQTMEQHSIDYSMSLPRPIFSFTLAAGSDSVDIRVPIFDDAAIEPTEYFDAYVSGDNVYYEHLQFAIFDNDTESSDLPQISIDFVVTVEGSGNAVFTVSLDRPSTETVTVDYATADLAAVAGLDYESVSGTLTFNPGQTSATISVPIIDDDIVESNPNPELALINLSNATNAVLSDSQGTLRIFDNDSPNTTDIGLDIDPITGDNLVNAAEAGQTIAVTGTVSAADNINFAIVILNINGQSYQTTTDGSGTYSINVPGSELSSDADTTVEGYVYGFGANGAQATGAAVEVYSVDLSGPGVAIIDGNGSEAGEQSVQEASGDSVSGSAVVSAVAGISQVTINDQDISSASIDSPVFINGNYGQLAVTNYDSGTGAITYTYTENGAVRDHSAGADSVVDQFSIIVTDAANSVATDVLDILITDTQPQTADDSNTVELGGSAVGNVITGGGADQLGAEGGELHSVSFGGVKFDTDSAEFNGTEWTIVGDSGVLTIDTQGNYTYSSTAAAPDATSVGGGDAGSWSGVALYGFDGASDSYLDVNGLLDPATLDAAHSANVVYASEQVGVRIGSGDISTIDSRDNGGAESQALVIDFGVNATQANVQFGQIGSSDDGRWIAYGEDFNQVGSGTFDLMPYSLHINPGSEFQYLAISGADTDDHFTLHSVDYVEASANPADDVFSYELIDADGSISNASDLTIQHTITAADGDEAISIGEDDNIAAGEFNLLDNATPASNSNVVTGTGDEAVLINGIDQTDLFTISATAMEFGEAEFTITHKETGNVGVFTINSNGNLTLQNGAASLFNFLGAGDVASITLEYTVNGNIQSVATINVSGENDAPVAVNDNVTVAEDSGATVIDVLANDTDVEGDLLSVTAVTQPSNGTVALVNGEVRYTPDANFTGQDTFTYTVSDGNGGTDTGTVTVTVDPENDPPVAVNDNVTVSEDSGATVIDVLVNDTDVEGDLLSVTAVTQPSNGTVALVNGEVRYTPDANFTGQDTFTYTVSDGNGGTDTGTVTVTVDPENDPPVAVNDNVTVSEDSGATVIDVLANDTDVEADLLSVTAVTQPSNGTVALVNGEVRYTPDANFTGQDTFTYTVSDGNGGTDTGTVTVTVDPENDPPVAVNDNVTVAEDSGATVIDVLANDTDVEGDLLSVTAVTQPSNGTVALVNGEVRYTPDANFTGQDTFTYTVSDGNGGTDTGTVTVTVDPENDPPVAVNDNVTVSEDSGATVIDVLANDSDVEGDLLSVTAVTQPSNGTVALVNGEVRYTPDANFTGQDTFTYTVSDGNGGTDTGTVTVTVDPENDPPVAVNDNVTVSEDSGATVIDVLANDTDVEADLLSVTAVTQPSNGTVALVNGEVRYTPDANFTGQDTFTYTVSDGNGGTDTGTVTVTVDPENDPPVAVNDNVTVSEDSGATRP from the coding sequence ATGAGCAATCAGTCTGCAGCAGTTATCTCACTTCAAGGTCGCGCCTGGGCTAAAGATGCCGAAGGCAATTTGCGAGAGCTCAAAGTCGGTGATGTACTTGCCGCAGATGAACAGCTGGTAACCGAAACCAATACCCAGATAACGCTGGATTTTGGCGGTGGTGAAACCGCGAGCTTGGCGGGGGCACATACGGTTTCCATGAGTCCTGACCTATGGCCCGAAACGGCCGCCTCCGAAGCCCAGGCGAGCGTGCTCGAGGAGCAGTTCGACAGCATCTTAGCCAGCCTGGAACAAAACGACGAGCTGCTGCAGCAATCGCAATTCGATAATATTTACGCCTCGCTCGAGGCCAATGATGCGTTGCTGGGGGCAAGCCCATTTGACGTTATCTTGAGCGCCCTAGAAGTCAATGATCAGCTGCTGCAAGACAGCCAGTTCGAGGCCATCTACAGCTCGTTAGTCGCAAACGAAGCGCTGCTTAGAGAGAGCGACTTCTCGACAATCTACAATTACCTGGCAGAAAACGACGCATTGTTGCTGGATGCGCGTATGGATGATCTGTTCGCAAGCTTGCAGGCGAATGAGCAAGCGCTCTTGGCCGGTGATGGCGACCTGCTGGACATGCTTAATGAAGCGCCGGCGGCGGGTGGACAAGCCAGTGAAGGCGGTAGCAGCTTTGTGCGCTTGCCCCGTATTAGCGAAACAGTCTCTGACCCTGACTTAAGCTTTGCCAACCCCCGCGCGGCGCAGAGCGCTGCCGTGCAAGAGGGCGATGTCCCCGTTAATGAAGGGCCAGCTGTTGCGGCGCAATCATTTACAACTGCAGAAGATACGCCGTTCAATGGCCAGATAGAGTCCTCTGACCCCGACAGCGCCACACTCAGTTACCAGCTTGTTGGAGCACCGTTAAACGGTGACGTCACTATAAACACGCAAACTGGCGAGTTCACTTACACCCCGTTTGCCGACTATAACGGCGCCGACAGTTTTACTGTTATTGTCAGCGATGGTGAATCCAGCGCAGAGCAGACCATCTCTGTACAAGTTACGCCGGTAAACGATGCTCCGACTGCCACAGACTTGTCCCTCGCGACTGCAGAGGACATTCCTGTATCAGGCCAGGTGGATGCTAGCGATATTGATCTGCCCGAAGGCGATACCCTCAGCTACAGCCTCGCCGAAGCGCCCGAAAATGGCGCGGTTAACTTAAATGCGCAAACGGGCGAATTTACTTACACACCCAACGAAAATTACAGCGGCGAAGACTCTTTCACCGTACTTGTGACTGACAGCTCGGGTGCGACCGCTGAATCTGTAGTAGAAGTTGACGTTAACCCCGTTAACGATGCCCCACAAGCCGTTGACGACGGCCCGCTGCAAACCGTGCACAACGGTGTCACGCTGGGCAATGCGCTGGAGAATGATTTTGATATCGACAGCTCCCAGTTAACGGCTACCGGCTTTGTGGTGGCTGGGGATGCGACACAATACGCGGCCGGTGAAGTCGCCGCTATTGATGGTGTAGGAAGCTTTACCCTCGCTGACAACGGCGATTTTACTTTTACGCCCTCTGCAAATTACAGCGGTCCTGTGCCCGAGGTAACTTACACCGTCACCGACGGTGAAGCGACCGATAGCGCCGTGATTCGTTTTGCCAATGTGCCGGAAGCAGATGGGGGCGTTACCCCGCCACCTCCGCCTCCAGCAGAGGCAGAAGCCAGCATCTCTTTGGATAGTGTCACGGCCGATAATTTAATCGACGCTAACGAAGCCGCACAAACTATCGTTATTAGCGGTAGCGTTAGTGGTGATGCCCGTGAGGGCGATCAGATCACGCTTACTATTGGCGCAAACACCTATACCGGTACCGTCGGTGCTGGCAGCACCTTTGCCATTAATGTCGCCGGTAGCGTGTTAGCGACAAATAACAGCATCTCAGCCAGCGTAAGCGGGCAAACCGAGGCTGGCGCCAGCTATACTGCTTCCACCACCGCTAACTATGCGGTGGATACCCAATCCCAGGCCTTGATAACGCTCGATCCTATTACCGGCGACAATATTGTCAATATGGAAGAGGCCGCTGGCACTCCTGTTATTACTGGTGTTGTAGGCGCCGATGCAGGGCCGGGAGATACCGTCACCCTGAGTGTGAATGGCACAACTTACACCGGTTTAGTGGCGGGCGATAATACGTTCAGTATTGAGGTTGCTGGCGCCGATTTGGCGGCTGATAACCAATTAAGTGCCCAGGTCACGGGTACCGATTCTAATGGCAATGCTTTTATTGCTACCGACACTGAGTCGTATCAGGTTGATACCACCGCACCGGTTGCAGAAATTACGATTGATGCTATCGGCGATAGCAACGCCGTGGCAATGGCCGCAGCGCAAGGTCAAACGACGCAAATTAGTGGCACTGTGGGCGGCGATGTACAAGATGGTGATACCGTAACCATCACAATCGCTGGTAATGAGTACACCGGCTTAGTTGAAAACGGTGCTTTTAATATTGACGTTAGCGCTCAAGATTTAATTGACGATAGTGACAGTAGCATAAGCGGCTCGGTCACCACATTCGATGCCGCCGGCAACAGCGCCAGTGCCAACGACGAAGAAGCCTACAGCCTTGACCCGGTTACGGTGGTGCAGTTTACCGATAACTTTGTTAATGGCGTCGCCTACCAGACCTCGTCGGGTTTAAGCGGTTATACCGGTGATGCCGGTTCGCCTGGGTCATTTTTTGTGCGCCCTGAAGATACCATCACCTTCACCATAGGCGATGTCACCGTGGCACAGTTCAGTGCCGATGTTATCCAGGGGACTGTACTGTTTTTGCAGGATATCGCCGAAGTAGAGTTGGCCAATAGCAACGATAATTACGTTGAAAATATGGCTATTTTCCTGCAGGCGCTGGATAACGATTTGACCGATGCCACTCCCGATAACGGTGTTTTAAATACCGGCAGCTTGACCAACACCGATGCCAGCTACAACAGCAACATTAACATCGACGCCAGCCTGCACGACTTGTTCAGCGGCTATATCGACCCCACCACCGATGCGCCGTTAAACATTGCCACCGCCGGTAAAGAAATGATTTCGCAGGCGCTGGCGCACGCCGGTGTAGAGTTCACTCGCGATACCGAGCGCGATCCCTCGGACAATAACGTATTTGAAACCATCGCCATGGAGCACGTGGCCGATACCATTGATCAATTGGCCGGTGACCGCGGGCCGGTCACAACCGATGAGCGCACGCCCGATGTGTTGGATGTGCCCGGCGGACAGATAAAGTACAACTACAACGAATTAAATGGCGAAATCACTTTTACCACCGACGATCTTCTGGAAGGCGCGGTTGGCCGTCAGGTAATTACCGAAAACCTGTTGGTTAAAAATGTTTCGCTCAGCGCCGGCTACGAAGATATTGGCACCCTGGAAGACCGCGGCGATGGTAATTATGCGATTGTGCTCAACGACGGCGTAGATCAGTACGACCTGGAAGGCTTGGCAATTGATTATCGCGTAGAGGACTGGACCGCGTTTGAAGAGGTCACCTCCAGTACGCAAGACCAGTATCGCTCTCACTTATCGGCTGAAATTCCCGATGTAAACGAAGGCGACGGTTTTAACCAGTTTACTTTAAACAGCGAGCTGACCTTCGATACCGATCAGACGCTGTTGATTAATTTCACCAGTGAGCTGTTAAGCGCACAACTCGGTTATCCCGTGGCAGAGTATGCGGATGACTATATTGTTCCCATCGAGTATTCCAACGATGGCGGGCAAACCTGGCAAACAATGGAGCAACACTCTATTGATTACAGCATGTCTCTGCCCCGGCCAATTTTCAGCTTTACCCTGGCGGCGGGTAGCGATTCGGTTGACATTCGCGTGCCGATTTTTGATGACGCCGCCATTGAGCCCACCGAGTATTTCGATGCCTATGTCTCGGGCGACAACGTCTACTACGAACACTTACAGTTTGCGATTTTCGATAACGACACCGAAAGCAGCGATCTGCCACAGATTTCCATCGACTTTGTGGTCACAGTTGAGGGCAGTGGCAATGCGGTTTTCACCGTGAGCCTGGATCGCCCGAGCACCGAAACGGTAACCGTAGATTATGCAACAGCCGATCTGGCCGCCGTTGCCGGTTTGGACTATGAAAGTGTCAGCGGCACGTTAACCTTTAACCCGGGGCAAACCTCAGCGACTATTTCTGTTCCGATTATTGACGACGATATTGTCGAAAGTAATCCAAACCCTGAGTTGGCGCTGATAAACCTCAGCAATGCAACCAATGCCGTGTTGTCGGATTCGCAGGGTACTCTCCGAATTTTTGACAACGACAGCCCTAATACTACCGACATTGGATTGGATATCGATCCGATCACCGGTGACAACCTCGTCAATGCTGCCGAAGCCGGCCAAACCATCGCCGTTACCGGAACTGTGTCCGCTGCGGATAATATTAATTTTGCCATTGTTATTCTCAATATTAATGGCCAGAGCTACCAAACCACCACCGATGGCAGCGGCACTTACAGTATTAATGTACCTGGTAGCGAGCTAAGCAGTGACGCCGACACTACGGTTGAGGGCTATGTTTACGGTTTTGGCGCGAACGGTGCGCAGGCCACCGGCGCCGCTGTTGAAGTGTACAGTGTGGATCTATCGGGCCCCGGGGTTGCCATTATTGATGGCAACGGCTCTGAGGCGGGTGAGCAGTCGGTGCAGGAAGCCAGTGGCGACTCGGTTTCTGGCTCGGCTGTTGTTTCGGCTGTTGCGGGTATCAGTCAAGTCACCATCAACGACCAGGATATTTCCAGCGCCAGTATTGATTCGCCAGTGTTCATTAATGGCAACTACGGGCAGTTGGCCGTTACCAATTACGATTCAGGCACGGGTGCAATTACCTATACCTATACAGAGAATGGTGCGGTGCGGGATCACAGCGCCGGTGCGGACAGTGTTGTCGATCAGTTTTCAATTATCGTAACCGATGCTGCCAATTCAGTTGCCACAGATGTATTGGATATTCTCATTACCGATACCCAACCGCAGACAGCGGATGATAGCAATACCGTAGAACTTGGCGGCAGCGCCGTTGGTAATGTCATCACCGGCGGTGGTGCTGATCAGCTTGGCGCCGAAGGTGGCGAGCTGCACAGTGTTTCTTTTGGCGGCGTTAAGTTTGATACCGACAGCGCTGAATTTAATGGCACTGAATGGACTATTGTTGGCGACTCCGGTGTCCTGACTATTGATACGCAGGGCAATTACACCTACAGCTCAACCGCCGCTGCGCCCGACGCCACGAGTGTGGGTGGCGGGGATGCCGGTAGCTGGAGCGGGGTGGCACTGTATGGCTTTGATGGCGCCAGCGACAGTTACTTAGATGTTAACGGCCTGCTTGATCCTGCCACTTTAGATGCTGCGCACAGTGCCAATGTGGTGTATGCCAGTGAGCAAGTCGGTGTACGCATTGGCAGTGGCGATATCTCCACCATTGACTCGCGCGATAACGGTGGCGCCGAGAGTCAGGCATTGGTGATTGATTTCGGCGTGAACGCCACACAAGCCAATGTGCAATTTGGCCAGATAGGCAGTAGTGACGATGGCCGTTGGATTGCGTACGGCGAAGACTTTAATCAAGTCGGCTCCGGCACTTTCGATTTGATGCCCTACAGTTTGCACATTAACCCGGGCAGCGAGTTCCAGTATTTAGCGATTTCCGGCGCGGATACCGACGATCATTTTACCCTGCACAGCGTCGACTATGTTGAGGCAAGTGCAAACCCAGCGGATGATGTATTTTCATACGAGTTAATCGATGCCGACGGTTCTATCTCAAACGCAAGTGATTTAACCATTCAACATACGATTACAGCCGCCGACGGCGACGAAGCCATTAGCATTGGTGAAGACGACAACATCGCCGCGGGTGAATTTAATTTGCTCGACAACGCGACTCCAGCCAGTAACAGCAATGTCGTTACCGGCACAGGGGATGAAGCGGTACTGATCAATGGCATAGATCAGACTGATCTTTTCACCATCAGCGCCACCGCCATGGAGTTTGGCGAAGCCGAGTTCACCATCACTCACAAAGAAACAGGTAACGTCGGCGTCTTTACCATTAACAGCAACGGCAACCTCACGCTGCAAAACGGAGCAGCCTCTTTATTTAACTTTCTCGGTGCAGGAGATGTGGCCAGCATCACGCTCGAATACACCGTGAATGGCAATATCCAATCTGTCGCGACTATTAATGTTAGTGGCGAGAATGATGCACCGGTGGCCGTGAACGACAACGTCACCGTCGCCGAAGACTCGGGCGCGACCGTGATCGACGTGTTGGCCAACGACACCGACGTGGAAGGTGATCTTCTCAGCGTCACCGCCGTGACCCAGCCGTCCAACGGCACCGTGGCCCTGGTGAACGGAGAAGTGCGTTACACCCCGGACGCCAACTTCACCGGTCAAGACACCTTCACCTACACCGTCAGCGATGGCAACGGCGGTACCGACACCGGCACCGTGACCGTCACCGTGGATCCAGAAAACGACCCACCGGTAGCGGTGAACGACAACGTCACTGTCTCTGAAGACTCGGGCGCGACCGTGATCGACGTGTTGGTCAACGACACCGATGTGGAAGGTGATCTTCTCAGCGTCACCGCCGTGACCCAGCCGTCCAACGGCACCGTGGCCCTGGTGAACGGAGAAGTGCGTTACACCCCGGACGCCAACTTCACCGGTCAGGACACCTTCACCTACACCGTCAGCGATGGCAACGGCGGTACCGACACCGGCACCGTGACCGTCACCGTGGATCCAGAAAACGACCCACCGGTAGCGGTGAACGACAACGTCACTGTCTCTGAAGACTCGGGCGCGACCGTGATCGACGTGTTGGCCAACGACACCGATGTGGAAGCTGATCTTCTCAGCGTCACCGCTGTGACCCAGCCGTCCAACGGCACCGTGGCCCTGGTGAACGGAGAAGTGCGTTACACCCCGGACGCCAACTTCACCGGTCAAGACACCTTCACCTACACCGTCAGCGATGGCAACGGCGGTACCGACACCGGCACCGTGACCGTCACCGTGGATCCAGAAAACGACCCACCGGTGGCCGTGAACGACAACGTCACCGTCGCTGAAGACTCGGGCGCGACCGTGATCGACGTGTTGGCCAACGACACCGACGTGGAAGGTGATCTTCTCAGCGTCACCGCCGTGACCCAGCCGTCCAACGGCACCGTGGCCCTGGTGAACGGAGAAGTGCGTTACACCCCGGACGCCAACTTCACCGGTCAGGACACCTTCACCTACACCGTCAGCGATGGCAACGGCGGTACCGACACCGGCACCGTGACCGTCACCGTGGATCCAGAAAACGACCCACCGGTGGCCGTGAACGACAACGTCACCGTCTCTGAAGACTCGGGCGCGACCGTGATCGACGTGCTGGCCAACGACAGCGACGTGGAAGGTGATCTTCTCAGCGTCACCGCCGTGACCCAGCCGTCCAACGGCACCGTGGCCCTGGTGAACGGAGAAGTGCGTTACACCCCGGACGCCAACTTCACCGGTCAGGACACCTTCACCTACACCGTCAGCGATGGCAACGGCGGTACCGACACCGGCACCGTGACCGTCACCGTGGATCCAGAAAACGACCCACCGGTAGCGGTGAACGACAACGTCACTGTCTCTGAAGACTCGGGCGCGACCGTGATCGACGTGTTGGCCAACGACACCGATGTGGAAGCTGATCTTCTCAGCGTCACCGCTGTGACCCAGCCGTCCAACGGCACCGTGGCCCTGGTGAACGGAGAAGTGCGTTACACCCCGGACGCCAACTTCACCGGTCAGGACACCTTCACCTACACCGTCAGCGATGGCAACGGCGGTACCGACACCGGCACCGTGACCGTCACCGTGGATCCAGAAAACGACCCACCGGTAGCGGTGAACGACAACGTCACTGTCTCTGAAGACTCGGGCGCGACGCGACCGTGA